In Kwoniella newhampshirensis strain CBS 13917 chromosome 4, whole genome shotgun sequence, one DNA window encodes the following:
- a CDS encoding guanylate kinase, producing MTASPPINPEVVNRPLVICGPSGTGKSTLLTSLFSSHPNTFGFSVSHTTRSPRPGEQNGKEYHFVRKDEFMDRVGKGEFLEWAEFGGNCYGTTFAALTALHPLRCILDIELQGVLQLIAKAPLQSPPLSPVFLFLSPPSIPTLKSRLSGRGTETDASIKKRLDAAKKELEYAQKGRYDVYVVNDDLEKAGMKLELVAMGWKGWEECGDKLPEMDLAELE from the exons ATGACAGCTTCACCACCTATCAACCCAGAGGTTGTCAATCGT CCTCTCGTCATCTGCGGACCCTCCGGTACCGGCAAATCCACCCTGCTCACctcactcttctcctctcatccaaACACGTTCGGTTTCAGCGTCTCCCACACCACGCGTTCTCCTCGGCCGGGAGAGCAGAACGGCAAGGAATACCATTTTGTGAGAAAGGATGAGTTCATGGACAGGGttgggaagggagagtTCTTGGAATGGGCAGAGTTTGGAGGGAactg CTACGGAACGACCTTCGCCGCTCTCACCGCCCTCCATCCCCTCCGTTGcatcctcgacatcgaGCTCCAAGGTGtcctccagctcatcgCCAAAGCACCCCTCCAATCCCCCCCACTCTCACCCgttttcctcttcctctcccctccGTCCATTCCCACTCTCAAATCCCGATTGTCAGGGAGAGGTACCGAGACCGACGCCAGTatcaagaagaggttggATGCCGCCAAGAAGGAGTTGGAGTATGCGCAAAAGGGGAGATATGACGTGTATGTCGTCAATGATGATTTGGAGAAGGCTGGGATGAAGTTGGAATTGGTCGCGATGGGTTGGaaaggatgggaagagtgTGGTGATAAGTTGCCAGAGATGGATCTGGCAGAGTTAGAGTAG
- a CDS encoding cell division control protein 42, translated as MQTIKCVVVGDGAVGKTCLLISYTTNKFPSEYVPTVFDNYAVTVMIGDDPYTLGLFDTAGQEDYDRLRPLSYPQTDVFLICFSVTSPASFENVKEKWWPEVHHHCPGVPCLIVGTQVDLRTDPGQVDKLARQRQKGPIDDVQGQRLAKELGAVKYVECSALTQFGLKNVFDEAIVAALEPPVVKNKKNKCVIL; from the exons ATGCAAACGATCAAATGTGTGGTAGTTGGTGATGGTGCCGTCGGAAA GACTTGTCTTCTCATTTCTTACACTACCAACAAATTCCCCTCTGAATATGTTCCTACCGTCTTTGACAACT ACGCTGTCACGGTAATGATCGGTGACGATCCTTACACCCTCGGTCTCTTCGACACTGCCGGTCAAGAAGACTACGATCGACTCCGACCATTGTCATACCCTCAGACCGACGTCTTCCTTATCTGTTTCTCCGTGACCTCCCCCGCGTCATTCGAGAATGTCAAGGAGAAATGGTGGCCGGAAGTCCATCACCATTGTCCCGGTGTTCCCTGTCTCATAGTAGGAACTCAGGTCGACCTGAGGACTGATCCCGGTCAGGTGGACAAGCTGGCGAGACAGAGACAAAAAGGACCAATTGATGACGTTCAAGGACAAAGATTGGCGAAGGAGCTGGGTGCGGTGAAATACGTCGAATGTTCCGCTTTGACTCAGTTTGGGTTGAAAAACGTCTTCGATGAG GCGATCGTCGCGGCGCTGGAACCTCCCGTCGTCAAGAATAAGAAGAACAAGTGTGTCATTCTTTAA